CGACCCTGCGCTATGCCGCGCGCGGCGTCCCGCTGGCGATCCTCGAATATAACGCCCTGCAGGACCTGGAACTCGCCACCCATGCCGGAGGCGAGGCCCAGGCGGCCGCCATCGCGGACGACATCGCCTACGATGCTCACGACATCGACGACGGCTTGCGGGCCGGGCTGTTCAGGATCGAGGAACTGTGCGAGGTGCCGTTCCTCGACGGCCTCCTGACCGAAATCGGCGCGCGCTATCCAACCCTCGACCTTTCCCGGCGCATCCACGAACTGACCCGGCGCGTCATCACCCGTTTCGTCGAGGACGTGGTCGCGGAGGGCGAGCGCCGGATCTCCGCGCTGTCGCCGCAGAGCGCCGAGGACATCCGGAGGGCGGGCGACACTATGGTTTGTTTCTCGCAGGCCATGAAGGAGGCCGATGCCTCCATCAAGCGTTTCCTCTATGCCCGCATGTACCGGCACCCGGACGTGATGCGGGTCCGCGCCCAGGCGGACGCCGTGCTGCGGGATCTTTTCCGACGCTTCAAGGCAGAGCCGGAGCTGATGCCGGAGGAATGGCAGGCCGATCTGCCGAAAGACGACGAGCCCCGGCTCGCCCGCCGCGTTGCCGATTACATCGCCGGCATGACGGACCGATATGCGATCCTCGAGCACCGGCGCCTGTTTGACGTGACGCCGGACCTGCGCTAGGCGGCACCCAAGGAATTCCGGGGCTAATGGCCCCTCAGAGACAAAGTACCATGAACATTTTCGGGCTGTTTGAGAAGCGGGTTGCGGATGCGCTCGGCCGGTTGGCCGAGGCGGGCAGGATGCCGTCAGGGCTGGATGTCAGCCGCGTCGTGGTCGAGCCGCCGCGCGATTCCTCCCATGGCGACCTCGCCACGAACGCCGCCATGGTCCTGGCCAAGGAGGCGCGGATGAACCCGCGTGCCCTCGCTGAGCTTCTCGTCGCCGACCTCAAGGATGATCCGCGCGTTACCAACGTGGAGATCGCCGGTCCCGGCTTCATCAATATCCGCCTTGCGCCTTCGGTGCTGCACGAGGTCCTGCGCGCCGCCGTCGTCGACAGCGACGGCTTCGGTCGGAGCGGGCAGGGGGCGGGCGCGCCGGTCAATGTCGAGTATGTCTCGGCCAACCCGACCGGCCCGATGCATGTGGGTCATTGCCGGGGCGCGGTCTTCGGCGATGCCCTGGCCGGTCTCCTGGATTTCGCGGGCTACAAGGTCACGCGGGAATACTACATCAACGATGCCGGCGCGCAGGTCGATGTCCTCGCCCGCTCGGCCTATCTCCGTTACAAAGAGGCCCTTGGGCACGAGATCGGAGAGATCCCGGAGGGTCTCTATCCCGGCGATTACCTGAAGCCCGTCGGCGAGCGGATGGCCAAGGAATATGGCACGAGCCTGATCGACAAGCCTGAAGCCGAGTGGCTGCCGCTCGTGCGCGAGACCTCCATCGACGCCATGATGGACATGATCCGGGACGATCTTGCGGTCCTCAACATTCACCACGACGTCTTCTTCTCCGAGCGCTCCCTGCAGCAAGGAAATGGGGGAGAAGTCGCCAGATTGATCGCCGAACTGCGCGGTCGCGATCTGGTCTATATGGGCCGCCTCCCGCCACCGAAGGGCCAGAAGGACGAGGATTGGGAGGACCGGGAGCAGCTTCTGTTCCGCGCCACGGCCTTCGGCGACGAGGTGGATCGTCCGCTGCTGAAGTCCGACGGCTCCTACACCTATTTCGCCTCCGACATCGCCTATCACCGCTCGAAATACGAGCGTGGCTTTGCCTCCATGATCGACGTGTGGGGCGCCGACCACGGCGGCTATGTGAAGCGCATGCAGGCGGCCGTGAAGGCCGTGACCGACGGCAAGGGCGATCTGGATGTAAAGCTCTGCCAGCTCGTGAAGCTTCTGCGCGGCGGCGAGCCGGTGAAGATGTCCAAGCGCTCGGGCGACTTCGTGACCCTGCGGGAAGTGGTCGATGAGGTGGGCCGTGATGCCGCCCGCTTCATGATGATCTTCCGCAAGAATGATGCGACCCTGGATTTCGACCTCGCCAAGGTGGTCGAGCAGTCCAAGGACAACCCGGTCTTCTACGTCCAGTACGCCCATGCCCGCTGTGCCTCGGTCTTCCGTCAGGCGGCGGAAGCGTTCCCGGGGGCTGACTTCACGCCGGCTCAGCTGGAGAAGGCGGATCTGTCGATTTTGAGTGACGAAGCGGAAATGGACGTCATTCACCGCATCGCTCAGTTTCCCCGGATGATCGAAGCCGCGGCCGAGGCTCACGAGCCGCACAGGGTCGCATTCTACCTCTATGACCTGGCCAGTGCGTTCCACAGCTTATGGAATAAGGGCAAAGACTTGCCGCAATTACGCTTTGTTAATCTAACTGATAAAGATTCAACACAAGCGAGGCTCGCTCTCGTGCATGCCCTCAAGGGCGTGCTCGCATCTGGTCTCGCAATCCTGGGCGTCACGGCACCCGAAGAAATGCGATAGTGTTTCTTGAGGCGGATCAACCGCTTACGAAGCATTCGCGTCGGGTCTCGTTACGTCATGCAGGCGGAGCAACGGTGCTCCTGTCGCGTAACTGGAGATCCGGCGCATGAGCGAATCAGTAAAGCCCCGTTTTGCCGTCGACCTCAACGAGATCGAACGGCAACTCGCGCAGGCGGGTACCCCGCAATCCCAGCCGGCCAGCGCCGGGCGGAACGATCCGCTCGCGGAATTGGCCCGGATCGTAGGGCAAGACGACCCATTTCAGGCTCTCTTGGCCAATGACGGATCCGCCCGTCCGCGTCAGCAGGGCTCCTCGATCGACGATCTTTTCGCCGTCCGCGACACCATGCCGCAACCCGCCCGCGAGGTGCCGGTCCGTGCCCCGCAGGGAGGTCACGCCGCGCCGTCGTTCGACCTCGGCGGGTACCCGCAAAGCCATGTCCGCGCCCCTGAACCGGCCTATCCCCGCCAGCCTGCTCACCAGAATCAGGATGCCTACGGCAACGAGGCCTATGCGCAGGACTACTACGCCGATCAGGCCGGGCCTTACGCCGACCAGGATTACGATCAGCCGCAGGATTATGCTCCGATCGAGAAGGGCCGGTCCCGCAAGGGCGTTATCGCCATGGCGGCGGTCGTGGGCGCAGTCGTGCTCGGCGGTGGCGGAGCCTACATGGCTTCGGGCTCATCGGCGATCACCGGGGGCGAGCCGCCGCTGGTGAAGGCGAACAACGAGCCCACCAAGGTCCAGCCGCAGAACCCGGGCGGGGTCGAGATCCCGAACCAGAACAAGCAGATCTACGAGCGCGCCAATCAGAACGCGGCGACAAAGGTCGTCAACCGCGAGGAGCAGCCGGTCGACCTGCAGCAGGCCGTGCGCATGAATGGCGGCGCCGTGGCCGACGCCACGGGCGGTACGATCCCTACCAGCTCGGTCAAGCCTCATCAGACCGCCAGTCTGAATCTCGGGGAGCCGAAGAAAGTCCGCACGGTCACCATCCGCCCCGACGGC
This region of Microvirga mediterraneensis genomic DNA includes:
- a CDS encoding deoxyguanosinetriphosphate triphosphohydrolase codes for the protein MIVRPFGERWRAPYACDPWGSRGRLFPEAVSPTRSEFQRDRDRIIHSSAFRRLKHKTQVFVYHEGDHFRTRLTHTIEVSQIARALARSLGLDEDLAEALALSHDLGHTPFGHTGEDTLDECMAGFGGFDHNAQALRVVTRLERRYAEYDGLNLTWETLEGLVKHNGPLLDAQGQPTLRYAARGVPLAILEYNALQDLELATHAGGEAQAAAIADDIAYDAHDIDDGLRAGLFRIEELCEVPFLDGLLTEIGARYPTLDLSRRIHELTRRVITRFVEDVVAEGERRISALSPQSAEDIRRAGDTMVCFSQAMKEADASIKRFLYARMYRHPDVMRVRAQADAVLRDLFRRFKAEPELMPEEWQADLPKDDEPRLARRVADYIAGMTDRYAILEHRRLFDVTPDLR
- the argS gene encoding arginine--tRNA ligase is translated as MNIFGLFEKRVADALGRLAEAGRMPSGLDVSRVVVEPPRDSSHGDLATNAAMVLAKEARMNPRALAELLVADLKDDPRVTNVEIAGPGFINIRLAPSVLHEVLRAAVVDSDGFGRSGQGAGAPVNVEYVSANPTGPMHVGHCRGAVFGDALAGLLDFAGYKVTREYYINDAGAQVDVLARSAYLRYKEALGHEIGEIPEGLYPGDYLKPVGERMAKEYGTSLIDKPEAEWLPLVRETSIDAMMDMIRDDLAVLNIHHDVFFSERSLQQGNGGEVARLIAELRGRDLVYMGRLPPPKGQKDEDWEDREQLLFRATAFGDEVDRPLLKSDGSYTYFASDIAYHRSKYERGFASMIDVWGADHGGYVKRMQAAVKAVTDGKGDLDVKLCQLVKLLRGGEPVKMSKRSGDFVTLREVVDEVGRDAARFMMIFRKNDATLDFDLAKVVEQSKDNPVFYVQYAHARCASVFRQAAEAFPGADFTPAQLEKADLSILSDEAEMDVIHRIAQFPRMIEAAAEAHEPHRVAFYLYDLASAFHSLWNKGKDLPQLRFVNLTDKDSTQARLALVHALKGVLASGLAILGVTAPEEMR
- a CDS encoding SPOR domain-containing protein — protein: MSESVKPRFAVDLNEIERQLAQAGTPQSQPASAGRNDPLAELARIVGQDDPFQALLANDGSARPRQQGSSIDDLFAVRDTMPQPAREVPVRAPQGGHAAPSFDLGGYPQSHVRAPEPAYPRQPAHQNQDAYGNEAYAQDYYADQAGPYADQDYDQPQDYAPIEKGRSRKGVIAMAAVVGAVVLGGGGAYMASGSSAITGGEPPLVKANNEPTKVQPQNPGGVEIPNQNKQIYERANQNAATKVVNREEQPVDLQQAVRMNGGAVADATGGTIPTSSVKPHQTASLNLGEPKKVRTVTIRPDGTVAGSERPAAQPAAPAAMTLPPQAQAAPVQTASAQPRAAASTPVAAPATPAPTPKPAAATPAPTQVASVQPVAPAAAAAETTPSGGFAVQLGLANSEAGAQTAFASFQRRYPDLEGMPSLIRKAEVNGNTIYRVRVGPLSKDEASSLCSKLQGQGGQCFVAKN